Part of the Polyangiaceae bacterium genome is shown below.
GCGATACGTCGGCGGGCGTGTGACCTCGACGCATCAGGGTAGCCAGCGCGAGATACTCCGCACCGACGCGTACTGCCAGAACCTCCGAGGCTCTTTCGACGGCTCCGAAGATCCCGCAGCCCGTGCGCTGTCCCAAACTTATCCCGATTCGGAAAAGACGAGACACTTTCTCGAGGTGGCGCCGATTTTCGCCATTCTCGCGAATGGGCTGTTGTGAAAGTACGGAAGCTGGTCGCGCATTTCCTGGAAGCAGTCCGGCCGGGGATGATCAGGCGCTTCCGAGCATGTTCCAGCCTTCGAGGTAGAGCATTGCGGCGGCGATACCGAGAGCATCATTAATGGATATGCCAGCGCAATCTCGCCGAATGCCATCGTGGCTTCAGGCCAGCGCTCCGCGTGCAACAGCTCGATATCTGCGAACGCGTGCCCCGCTGCGTCTTCCGGGTACCAGGCGCGCAGCCAGCATTTCTGGTTGGCCATGGCGAAAGACAGTTTTCTTTGACGAACTCGGCAGCATGTCCATGTCGGTCCCGTCGGGAAGCGGTTGATTGGTGCATTCCAGGGAATGCTGCAGGCGCAACAACGGAGAGGCGAAAGACGATGTCAGACGCGACAGGACCTCATCATGGACGGGCATGGGCGATGGAGGCGCGGACTTGCACGCCGGGCCGACGAGCCATGGAACGACGGCATGGTGAGGCGAACGCACGAAAACGTTCGTCACGCGTGTGCGGCCCTGCTGGAAAGCCGCCCGATCATATTGTTCAAGGGCGCTCAGCAGGGCAAAACCGCAAAGCAAAATGGAAGTGGGTAGAGATGGCATCATGTTTGATTACATGAGCACTACATCAGGGGCTTCGATTTGGCACGCGCCCGCGGAACGAACCGTGGCGCATCGTCAGGAACGGAATCGAACGACGCCAAATTTCTCATCGCTGCGCTCACGCGTGCCTCAGTTCGCTGGACGAGGGCATCGAAAGCAGAGCAAAACGCTGGATGCTCCATGCAGCCATTTGAGGCAAAAACTCGAACCGATGTTGCTCGCGGGCCAGGCCGCCTGAAAGCGTTTTCTCGATTAGCAGCGGCACGTCGCCAGGACAAAAAAAAAAATTGCAGTGACTCCTCGGATAGCCATCGCGGGTATCGCGGCAATTGGCATATTAGGGGCGGCATCCGTTCCCGCGATAAAGGTATTTCACTTGCTGCCTGATTGGCTATCGTGAATGCTGCGGCGTTCGACGGGCTCACCGTATTGCTCGATGGAAAACCGGTTGCCGAGCGCCTGCCGCAAACATTTCGAAAACGACGACGGGTTTGTCGTAGTGCGTGTCCCCTGGGGCGAACACGAGCTCGTTGCGCAAGATGGATCCGGGCGCGAGATCGACCGGCGGCGATTCGTCTTGAGCGCGGACCCTTACAAGGGCTGCTTTATTCGCCCGCCCGCCCGGAGTCGAACGTGTGTTTTCTACCACGAGCGTGTTACCTTTCGCCCTAAGACATCGCTGCAAGATTACGACCTCGTCGGGCTCGGCGGAACAAATCAGCTGCACCTTTTCGAGATGCAAATCGAACACTTTGGTTCCGCCCTGCTCGACGGAGTCGCTTCGCTCGAATGGGCAGCGGGTCACTGTCGGCATTTTCAATTAACGCGCATTGCCGTGCGATATGAAGCGAGGCGGTAGTGGTGGGGAGAACTACGACGTGATGGATGCAGCCAAACGACCGTCCTCCACCATACTTCTTGAATGTCCGCGCAGGCAGGCGTTTTTCCGGTATGGCGCAAGGCGCTCAAATCACTTACGAACATTTCGCTTTCGCCAATTCCTCGACATGAGCAACCTTGTCCCGGTGCAAGCCATGAATCTCGAGGTGTACGCGCAAAGCTTCACAAATGAGCAGCGGCTTCCTCGTGCGTTCGCCAATGAGCCGAGTCACGATGGCGCGGTTGATTTGTGTCAAAGCCCATTGCATCGGCACTCGTTCCCGAGTGTATTCAATGAGCGCGCGATCATAAGCGTCGGCTGCTTCGTCGAGGTATTTGGTGCCCTGCGCACGCGTCGCCAAACGGACGAGCCCATTGCCCAAATTGTTTTGCATCATCGCCCATTGGAGTGGCCCGTGCTCACGCTTGAATTCGGCGAGCGTTTCTCGATGAAGATCAACCGCTCGTTCAATGAGCTCGATATCATTCTCCCGCTCGCCCAAAGCCTGCAACGCGAGTCCCAGGCTATTCTGTAGGGTGGCCCATTGCCCCGGTGCACGCTCACGCGTCCTCACGAGCAACGCTTGCTCGAAAGCTTCCACAGCCTGCTTCAATCGCTCTGTACCCTTTTCCTGCTCACCAAGGCGGTAAAGCGCAATACCTAGATTGCCCTGCGCGCCGGACCATTCGAAAGGGTCGTCTTCACGGGTGAAAACGAGCAATGCGTCCTCCAAAGCTGCGACGGCATTTTCAAAATGCTTCGTGCCACCGGCTCGTTCGCCTAGCCGAAGGTGCGCAAGTCCCAGGTTGCTGTGCGTTTCAGCCCAGTCGCGGGGATTCCGCTCGCGGGTGCGCTCGAGCAATGCTTGCCCATAAGCTTCGACGGCCTCTTCCAATCGCTCGGGCCCCGCTTCTCGCTCACCCAGCAAAATCAAACCATTGCCAAGATTGTTCCAGGTCCGGGCCCAATCAAGCGGCGCTTGGTCACGGGTGTACACCAAGTGAGCCGCACGAAATGCCTGAATGGCTGCTTCGATTCGCGTCGTGCTGTTTTCACGCGTCCCGAGCATTTGCAAGGCGGTACCAAGATTGTGCTGCGTCTCGGCCCAGTATTGCGGTGTCCGTTCAGGCGCCCTTTCCAGAAGCGCCTGTTCGAACGCGGCAACCGATTGCATCAATCGTTCCGTCCCGCGTTCCCGCTCGCCGCGCCGGGCCAGTGCAATACCCAAGGTGCTCCACGTCGCAGCCCATTGCAATGGCGCCGCTTTGCGTGGCAACGCGTCGAGAATCGATCGCACACCGACGCCCGATTGAGGCGCAAGCGTGCACGAATAACTTCGTTCGATGAAGCAAACTCATTCTCGGCGCGCTCGAAACTGTCGAGCGCTCGTTCGATGATCGCCCGATTGCCCATTTGCTCC
Proteins encoded:
- a CDS encoding tetratricopeptide repeat protein translates to MQSVAAFEQALLERAPERTPQYWAETQHNLGTALQMLGTRENSTTRIEAAIQAFRAAHLVYTRDQAPLDWARTWNNLGNGLILLGEREAGPERLEEAVEAYGQALLERTRERNPRDWAETHSNLGLAHLRLGERAGGTKHFENAVAALEDALLVFTREDDPFEWSGAQGNLGIALYRLGEQEKGTERLKQAVEAFEQALLVRTRERAPGQWATLQNSLGLALQALGERENDIELIERAVDLHRETLAEFKREHGPLQWAMMQNNLGNGLVRLATRAQGTKYLDEAADAYDRALIEYTRERVPMQWALTQINRAIVTRLIGERTRKPLLICEALRVHLEIHGLHRDKVAHVEELAKAKCS